The DNA sequence AAGGCACCTTGGAACCGACCGATATCATCTGACTGAACAATCATTGCATGTCCTGTTTCAATGACCTGTCGTGCCGCAGCATGTATATGGTTTAACCGACTTTCATCGCCACTTGCAATGATTGTCCCTTTATCATCCATAATATTAATATTCCGATTTAGCCTGGTCATCGTTTCCTTAACGATTTGCCTTGCTATTTCCTCTGTAAGCATAAGAGCCAACTCCATCTATCCGCTTTTTGTCCAGTATATACAAAAAAACAAATGTGACATACTATTTTTTCATTTATGATGCACGATGAATATTCAATCCGGGTTTCTTATAATGAGATTAAAGATAAATGAAGGAGCTATTTTTATGAAAATAATACTTGCCCCTGATTCCTTCAAAGGAAGCCTGACAGCTCCAGAGGCGGCTGAAGCAATGGCCAAAGGCGTGCGCAAAGCGATGCCTGAGGCAGAAACGATAGAAATCCCTCTAGCCGATGGCGGCGAAGGGACAGCAGAAAGTCTTGTCGCAGCAACTGACGGACGAATGGTCCACGTCATTGTCACTGGACCACTTGGGAAACCAGTGGAAGCTGCTTATGGAATACTTGGCGACAATGAAACTTGTGTAATAGAAATGGCTCAAGCTTCGGGCATCTGCCTTGTCGATCCAAATGAACGGGACCCACTGAAAACAACAACATTTGGAACCGGAGAGCTTATCCGCAACGCATTGGATAAAGGACTGCGCCGTTTCATCCTTGCACTTGGCGGAAGTGCCACAAATGATGGTGGAATCGGCATGCTTCAGGCACTCGGCATGAAGTTGCTCGATGCAAAAGGAAAGGATGTCCAATATGGCGGTGGCGAACTCGTCCGTATTGAAACAATAGATGACAGGCTGTTTGATGCTCGTATAGCAGAAGCAGATTTCCTTATTGCAACCGATGTCCAAAATCCGCTCGTCGGTCCAGATGGAGCTTCACATGTTTTTGGCCCCCAAAAAGGTGCAACATTTGAGGTGGCAGAATTGCTTGATACTCATCTGACACACTGGGCAAATCTTGTCGAGGAGAAGACAGGCATGCGCCTTCATGACCTTCCTGGAGCAGGTGCTGCAGGCGGAATCGGCGGTGCTTTCCAGGCATTCTTCCCATCAAGAACGAAACGTGGGATTGACCTAGTCATCGAGTATGCCCGTCTTCATGAACATTTGCCTGGTGCTGATTGCGTCTTTACCGGTGAAGGGCAAATTGATTATCAGACTGCTTCGGGAAAAACCCCGATGGGTGTCGCCCAAGCAGCACAAGCTTTCAATATACCTGT is a window from the Aciduricibacillus chroicocephali genome containing:
- a CDS encoding glycerate kinase family protein; amino-acid sequence: MKIILAPDSFKGSLTAPEAAEAMAKGVRKAMPEAETIEIPLADGGEGTAESLVAATDGRMVHVIVTGPLGKPVEAAYGILGDNETCVIEMAQASGICLVDPNERDPLKTTTFGTGELIRNALDKGLRRFILALGGSATNDGGIGMLQALGMKLLDAKGKDVQYGGGELVRIETIDDRLFDARIAEADFLIATDVQNPLVGPDGASHVFGPQKGATFEVAELLDTHLTHWANLVEEKTGMRLHDLPGAGAAGGIGGAFQAFFPSRTKRGIDLVIEYARLHEHLPGADCVFTGEGQIDYQTASGKTPMGVAQAAQAFNIPVFALAGSVGEGIDTLYEYGITSAHSIVCGPISLKQAITRAAEFVEQSAEQITRIWLAGQSTK